One segment of Asaia bogorensis NBRC 16594 DNA contains the following:
- a CDS encoding ABC-three component system middle component 6, which translates to MILPTKNISPDRALLTIAGQIFARLDGACTVSGVWDEFRTKQQSRPIAYGWFILAVDLLFLMGLVWLDQDGLLRRNVGRE; encoded by the coding sequence ATGATTCTTCCTACGAAGAATATTAGTCCTGATAGAGCTCTGCTCACCATCGCCGGGCAGATTTTTGCCCGGCTTGATGGCGCGTGTACGGTCTCCGGAGTGTGGGATGAGTTCCGGACAAAGCAGCAGTCTCGTCCAATTGCCTATGGGTGGTTTATTTTAGCCGTGGACCTGCTTTTTCTGATGGGCCTGGTCTGGCTCGATCAAGACGGGCTTTTACGACGAAACGTTGGGAGGGAATAA
- the glnA gene encoding type I glutamate--ammonia ligase: MAKKAPAAASKAASSTIAAPKPGKPDSAAVKRVFELMQEHSVELVDLRFTDPKGKWHHTTQWHTTIEEDTFVEGFMFDGSSIAGWKAINESDMVLLPDPTTAVMDPFSAKPQLILICDIVEPRTGNFYARDPRATAKAAEAYLKTTGLGDTAFFGPEAEFFIFDNVKFGTGPNYGTYQLDSIEGPDASMKDYPEGNMGHRPVVKGGYFPVAPVDSEGDLRAEMLSTMGEMGLPIEKHHHEVAQSQHELGTKFATLVQSADFMQIYKYCVHNVAHSYGKTATFMPKPIAGDNGSGMHVHQSIWRDGKPLFAGDQYAGLSEDALFYIGGIIKHAKALNAFTNPSTNSYKRLIPGFEAPVLLAYSAANRSASCRIPYSVGPKAKRIEVRFPDPTANPYLAFAAMLMAGLDGIRNKIHPGEAMDKDLYELPKEELAQIPTVCGSLREALQALEADFAFLLEGDVFTKDQIESYIELKWKEVYKFEHTPHPAEFEMYYSV, from the coding sequence ATGGCGAAAAAAGCTCCAGCCGCGGCGTCCAAGGCTGCGTCCTCCACGATTGCAGCGCCCAAGCCGGGCAAGCCGGACAGCGCCGCTGTAAAGCGCGTTTTCGAGCTGATGCAGGAACACTCCGTCGAGCTGGTTGACCTGCGCTTCACCGACCCGAAGGGCAAGTGGCACCACACGACCCAGTGGCACACCACCATCGAGGAAGACACCTTCGTTGAAGGCTTCATGTTCGATGGTTCGTCGATTGCTGGCTGGAAGGCCATCAACGAATCCGACATGGTGCTCCTGCCTGACCCGACCACAGCCGTCATGGATCCGTTCTCGGCCAAGCCGCAGCTGATCCTGATCTGCGATATCGTCGAGCCCCGCACCGGCAATTTCTATGCCCGCGACCCGCGCGCGACGGCCAAGGCTGCTGAAGCCTATCTGAAGACCACAGGCCTGGGTGACACCGCCTTCTTCGGTCCTGAAGCCGAGTTCTTCATTTTCGACAACGTCAAGTTCGGCACGGGCCCGAACTACGGCACGTATCAGCTCGACAGCATCGAAGGCCCTGACGCCTCGATGAAGGACTACCCGGAAGGCAATATGGGCCATCGTCCGGTGGTCAAGGGCGGTTACTTCCCGGTTGCTCCGGTCGATAGCGAAGGCGACCTGCGCGCCGAGATGCTCTCCACCATGGGTGAGATGGGCCTTCCGATCGAAAAGCACCACCACGAAGTGGCACAGTCGCAGCACGAGCTGGGCACGAAGTTTGCCACGCTGGTGCAGTCGGCCGACTTCATGCAGATCTACAAGTACTGCGTGCACAACGTCGCCCATTCCTATGGCAAGACGGCCACCTTCATGCCGAAGCCCATCGCTGGCGATAATGGCTCGGGCATGCATGTGCATCAGTCGATCTGGCGCGATGGCAAGCCGCTTTTTGCAGGTGACCAGTATGCTGGCCTGTCGGAAGATGCGCTGTTCTACATTGGCGGCATCATCAAGCATGCCAAGGCGCTGAACGCCTTCACCAACCCGTCGACCAACTCCTACAAGCGTCTGATCCCGGGCTTTGAAGCCCCCGTCCTGCTCGCTTACTCGGCTGCCAACCGTTCGGCCTCGTGCCGTATTCCGTACTCGGTGGGCCCGAAGGCAAAGCGTATCGAGGTCCGTTTCCCGGATCCGACCGCCAACCCCTACCTTGCCTTCGCCGCCATGCTGATGGCTGGCCTCGACGGCATCCGTAACAAGATCCATCCGGGCGAAGCCATGGACAAGGACCTGTACGAACTGCCGAAGGAAGAGCTGGCCCAGATCCCGACGGTCTGCGGTTCGCTCCGTGAAGCCCTTCAGGCCCTCGAAGCCGATTTCGCGTTCCTGCTCGAAGGCGATGTCTTCACCAAGGACCAGATCGAGAGCTACATCGAGCTGAAGTGGAAAGAAGTCTACAAGTTCGAGCACACGCCGCACCCGGCCGAGTTCGAAATGTACTACTCGGTCTGA
- a CDS encoding aminotransferase has product MKKPNAFLSSLPTTIFTTMSQLAAAHGAVNLGQGFPDTEGPAALIDAAAEALKDQRNQYAPLTGLPELREAVARANARDYGLQVDPAQEVIVTSGATEALAVSMMALIEPGDEVVLIEPLYDTYLPMLRMLGAVPRCVRVEAPDWHLPEADLRAAFSARTKLVLLNSPMNPSGKVFTTDELDLIASLVLEHDCYALCDEVYEHLTFGVKHIPLMTRPGMRERAIRIGSAGKSFSVTGWKIGYITACPDLAAVIAKAHQIVAFSSAPNLQRAVAKGLDLGEAFFTELSDSLRARRDLFANGLHALGFPTLPADGSYFVVADITAHARRRDDVTFCRDLVTEAGVAAIPVSAFYDPEGAPPPRHLIRFAFCKTDAVLHEALRRLALCYTPTPHGELAQEG; this is encoded by the coding sequence ATGAAAAAACCAAACGCCTTTCTCAGCTCTTTGCCAACCACCATTTTCACCACCATGTCCCAGCTTGCCGCTGCACATGGGGCGGTGAATCTGGGGCAGGGCTTTCCCGATACGGAAGGCCCCGCTGCGCTGATTGATGCGGCTGCGGAGGCGCTGAAAGACCAGCGCAACCAGTATGCTCCCCTGACCGGCCTGCCCGAACTGCGTGAGGCAGTGGCAAGGGCCAATGCCCGTGACTATGGCCTGCAGGTCGATCCGGCGCAGGAAGTGATTGTGACCTCCGGCGCCACGGAGGCGCTTGCCGTCAGCATGATGGCACTCATCGAGCCGGGTGATGAGGTCGTGCTGATCGAGCCGCTTTACGACACCTATCTGCCCATGCTGCGTATGCTTGGTGCCGTGCCACGCTGTGTGCGGGTGGAAGCCCCTGACTGGCACCTGCCTGAAGCCGATTTGCGGGCTGCCTTTTCGGCCAGAACGAAGCTCGTTCTGCTTAACTCGCCCATGAACCCCAGCGGCAAGGTCTTCACCACGGACGAGCTCGATCTTATCGCCTCGCTTGTGCTCGAGCATGATTGCTATGCCCTGTGCGACGAGGTTTACGAGCATCTGACATTCGGGGTGAAACATATCCCGCTCATGACACGGCCCGGCATGCGCGAACGCGCCATTCGCATTGGCAGCGCGGGAAAGAGCTTCTCGGTGACCGGGTGGAAAATCGGTTACATTACTGCCTGCCCTGATCTTGCCGCCGTCATTGCAAAGGCTCATCAGATCGTCGCGTTTTCCAGCGCACCGAACCTTCAGCGCGCTGTCGCGAAGGGGCTGGATCTGGGAGAGGCGTTCTTCACCGAACTATCCGACAGCCTGCGGGCGCGACGCGACCTGTTTGCCAATGGGCTTCATGCGCTCGGCTTTCCTACCCTGCCCGCTGACGGCAGTTATTTCGTCGTTGCCGACATTACCGCCCATGCCCGTAGACGCGATGACGTGACGTTCTGCCGCGATCTCGTGACCGAGGCCGGAGTCGCCGCTATCCCGGTCTCGGCATTTTATGACCCCGAGGGTGCCCCCCCACCGCGCCACCTGATACGCTTTGCGTTCTGCAAGACAGACGCCGTGCTTCACGAAGCGCTCAGGCGTCTGGCTCTTTGCTACACACCGACCCCACACGGAGAACTTGCTCAGGAAGGCTGA
- a CDS encoding ABC-three component system protein, translated as MMVDINWVWQKLNAEREFCELDGDAFEHRFQTIAKRLWKTDFTATIPMGKRGDLKCDGFRHSTGTVYQCYGPRYGQANVGAALLKIDQDLKGAKEHWGQELKEWKFVYNLYRDKVPSEIVRKIAELSRELEVSAAPFDRSDILGMIELLDGVSRSELYGSAPNATAMATINYHNLGRALTAIRRAISADPLKPVPLSASLSDKVKKNELSAATESFLTIGQVGVPKVEAYLASQADPEESERMAEGFKNHYENCVARGDEPEHIFSEMLKFAGGATGQSERDAAALAIVTRFFVTCQIFEVPAMSEVK; from the coding sequence ATGATGGTTGACATCAACTGGGTCTGGCAGAAATTAAACGCCGAGCGCGAGTTCTGTGAACTGGATGGCGACGCGTTTGAACATCGCTTTCAGACCATTGCCAAACGGCTATGGAAAACAGACTTCACGGCGACTATCCCGATGGGAAAGCGCGGTGACTTGAAGTGTGACGGGTTTCGCCACTCCACCGGGACAGTGTATCAATGTTATGGCCCTAGATATGGGCAAGCCAATGTTGGTGCAGCACTTCTCAAGATAGACCAGGATCTCAAGGGCGCCAAAGAACACTGGGGTCAAGAACTTAAAGAATGGAAGTTCGTTTACAACCTCTATCGTGACAAGGTGCCTTCTGAAATTGTGAGGAAGATAGCCGAGCTCAGCCGCGAGCTGGAGGTGTCTGCGGCTCCATTTGACCGCTCAGACATTCTGGGCATGATCGAGCTGCTCGACGGCGTATCGCGCTCTGAGCTTTATGGTTCGGCTCCAAACGCAACAGCGATGGCAACCATAAACTACCATAATTTAGGGCGGGCTCTGACTGCTATCAGAAGAGCAATCTCGGCAGACCCACTCAAGCCCGTACCGCTCTCGGCATCATTGAGTGACAAGGTCAAGAAGAACGAACTGTCAGCAGCGACCGAGAGTTTTTTGACCATCGGGCAGGTTGGCGTGCCAAAGGTCGAGGCTTACTTAGCATCTCAGGCTGACCCAGAGGAATCTGAACGTATGGCTGAGGGCTTTAAGAACCACTATGAGAACTGTGTAGCGCGCGGGGATGAACCAGAGCATATATTCAGCGAGATGCTGAAATTTGCAGGGGGAGCTACTGGGCAATCTGAGCGTGACGCTGCCGCTCTAGCGATCGTGACCCGTTTTTTCGTTACATGTCAGATTTTTGAGGTGCCTGCCATGAGCGAGGTCAAATGA
- a CDS encoding LysR family transcriptional regulator — protein MDRLGRLDLTQLRALDLLVTTQSVTRTASLMSVTQPAISNMLARLRETFDDPLLVRQGRSLVCTPRALALAQPLRAILTQLDSLAEPVVFDPATASLTLSVAATDYAIHTVLLPFIARLRDVAPGIRIALHDLNGETAQDHLERGVLDWALLASEACTPALHAQKLFHETWLCATRLGHPALSGGMTLDRFCKADHVVVSPDGGGFEAMTDAALRRLSLKRHVAVSTSGFLMVPDLLTRTDLVAVLPSRLLATRHDLTVFAPPAPLVLPGFDKYLVWGERTHVDPAHRALRKLLSDTCHDLALPSPNQHDHSLTTEIMPTHAG, from the coding sequence ATGGACAGGCTCGGAAGGCTCGATCTCACACAGCTGCGTGCACTCGACCTGCTCGTCACCACACAAAGCGTCACCCGTACCGCATCCCTCATGAGCGTCACACAACCTGCCATAAGCAATATGCTTGCCCGGCTGCGTGAGACCTTTGACGATCCGCTCCTCGTGCGTCAGGGGCGGTCACTCGTCTGCACACCCCGCGCGCTCGCCCTGGCCCAGCCATTACGTGCGATACTGACGCAGCTCGATAGTCTGGCAGAGCCTGTCGTTTTCGATCCGGCAACCGCCTCTCTTACCTTGTCTGTTGCCGCCACCGATTATGCAATCCACACGGTTCTCCTCCCCTTCATCGCCCGATTGCGGGACGTGGCGCCGGGCATACGCATTGCCCTGCATGACCTGAATGGGGAGACAGCGCAGGACCATCTTGAACGTGGAGTTCTCGACTGGGCGTTGCTTGCCAGCGAAGCCTGCACGCCGGCGCTCCATGCGCAAAAGCTTTTTCACGAGACATGGCTCTGTGCGACCCGTCTCGGGCATCCCGCCCTCTCCGGAGGCATGACACTCGACCGGTTCTGCAAGGCTGATCATGTGGTGGTATCGCCAGACGGAGGCGGCTTCGAGGCCATGACCGACGCTGCGCTGCGCCGTTTGAGCCTGAAACGCCACGTGGCCGTTTCGACCTCGGGCTTCCTCATGGTGCCTGATCTTCTGACCCGCACAGATCTTGTCGCTGTGCTGCCCTCACGCCTTCTGGCGACACGTCATGATCTGACGGTTTTCGCGCCACCTGCGCCGCTCGTCCTGCCGGGGTTTGACAAATATCTTGTCTGGGGAGAGCGCACCCATGTGGATCCTGCCCACCGCGCCTTGCGTAAGCTGCTATCCGATACGTGCCATGACCTGGCACTTCCCTCTCCCAACCAGCACGACCACAGCCTGACAACCGAAATCATGCCAACCCACGCGGGGTGA
- a CDS encoding SRPBCC family protein produces the protein MTPYPVMNAILWPEGYLPGLADNFVSNECIVADVPLLSVWALLTHPDEWPRYYANAANPRIHNGDGPQLSAGCHFAFETFGFPVEARVTEYVAPEHGRPGRLAWHGWAGEKGTETRLDVHHAWLVEMLTGNRLRVLTQETQNGAPAKALATTRPNPMLNGHQDWLDGLIRQAQASF, from the coding sequence ATGACCCCCTATCCTGTGATGAACGCCATTCTCTGGCCTGAGGGGTACCTACCCGGCCTGGCGGATAATTTCGTTTCCAATGAGTGCATCGTGGCTGACGTGCCGTTGCTCAGCGTGTGGGCACTTCTGACCCATCCGGATGAATGGCCCCGCTACTACGCGAACGCCGCCAACCCGCGTATTCACAACGGCGATGGCCCGCAATTATCGGCAGGATGTCACTTTGCCTTCGAAACCTTCGGTTTCCCTGTTGAGGCCCGCGTCACGGAATATGTGGCACCCGAACACGGCAGACCCGGCAGATTGGCTTGGCATGGCTGGGCGGGAGAGAAGGGCACCGAGACGCGGCTTGACGTGCATCATGCCTGGCTTGTCGAGATGCTGACTGGCAACCGTCTGCGTGTCCTGACGCAGGAGACCCAGAACGGGGCACCCGCCAAGGCATTGGCCACGACCCGGCCCAACCCGATGCTCAATGGCCATCAGGACTGGCTGGATGGGCTGATAAGACAAGCGCAGGCCTCTTTCTGA